In Ureibacillus thermophilus, the genomic stretch AGAACAATTAAAATATAAAAAGTAAAGTTTTTGTCTATAATGAAAAGAGGAACGTTCGAAAAGGCTAGGTTTCGAACGCTTCCTCTTCTTATACATATACAGGTAAAATTTTGATGAATTATCATTTTTATAAAAAAACTTTGCAAAATTCTATCATCCATGGAGGAAAATTAGCTATAATGTTTTTTACAAGAAGTGGAGGGTTGCAATTGAAACAATACACACATTATTTAGTCATTTTAGCTTGTCTCATTGCAACCTTCTTTTTGTATAATAAACAATTAGGAGCGATTCCGCTGCTAATTTTATCAGGATATTTATTTTTTTTGGCATTTAGAGAATTTTATAAAATAAAAAACAACAAATGAATCTAGCATAGTATACAATTATATGTATATAATGGATAGCATGTGTAATGTATGTAAAAGAAAGGGCGTGCACGAGTTGAAGATTCGTGAAATGACAAAAGAGCAAATAGCAGAAGAATCGTTAATTGACTTAGCTTATGCAATTTTGGAAGAGAAAAAAACAGCCGTTCCATTTTTTGATTTGCTTGAAGAAATCAAGCAGTTAAAAGGATTTTCAGAAGAAGAAGTAAAGGATGTATTAGTGCAATTCTTTACAGATTTAAATGTGGATGGCCGTTTCTTATTAAATCACGAAAATATGTGGGGGCTTCGTGAATGGTATAAAATCGAAACAGTTGAGGAAGAAACAGCTCCTACAATTAAAACGCGCAGACGCAGAACGAGACTTGCTTACTTTGATGATGAAGAAGAAATCATCGATGAAGAGGATATTGTATTTGAAGAAGAACTTGAAGAGTTCTTGGATGAAGATGAAGAAGACCTTGACTTTGATGATGAAATTGTAGATAAATTTGAGGATGATTTAGACGATATCGATGTTGACCTTCCTGAAGATATTCCAGATGTAGATGATGATTTGCTAGAAGAAGATGAGGAATTCTTAATGGACGACGATGATGTAATTGAAGTAGATGAGGAAAATGAGGAAGAAGAAGAGTAATAATTTTCTGTAAAAATGTATTTTTGTTTAAATCTCTTGACTAATTTTTCGCTTCCGTTTAATCTTTTATTTGGGCTCCTTCAAAAGGAGAATGAACGTGATAGATTCACGCTCCCCCTGCGAACGTGCAGGAGGAGCGTTTTTTATTTTTTAACCCGCAAGGAAGCTTATGTTCATTGCAACTTGTTTCTAAAATGCCATAAACTTTCTGATTCAATGTTTAGCCTTTTTCCTTTTGGGAATGTTGCTTGTAGGCAAAGATAATATAGAAAAGGATTTTGAACGAACATGCAGCAATGATTACAATGAGCTTCTTCATTTGATAAAATGTGGAAATATTTTGAGGAGGAATCTTACAAATGACAAAGTATATTTTTGTAACGGGTGGAGTAGTGTCTTCCTTGGGAAAAGGGATTGTAGCAGCATCTCTTGGACGGTTGTTAAAAAATCGCGGTTTGCAAGTAACGATTCAAAAATTTGATCCATATTTGAATATAGATCCCGGTACAATGAGCCCTTACCAGCATGGGGAAGTATTCGTAACAGATGATGGTGCTGAAGCAGACTTGGACTTAGGCCACTATGAACGATTCATCGATATTAATTTAGGAAAACATTCAACTGTAACGTCCGGAAAAATTTATCAAACAGTTCTTGCGAAAGAACGCCGCGGCGACTACAACGGAAAAACGGTGCAAGTTATTCCGCATGTGACAAATGAAATTAAAGAACGCATTCAGCGTGCTGGAAGAGAAACAAATGCCGACATCGTCATTACAGAAGTGGGCGGAACTGTAGGGGATATTGAAGGTCTTCCATTTTTAGAAGCAATTCGCCAAATGAAATCCGATTTAGGTCCAAATAATGTGATGTATATCCATTGTACGTTGATCCCTTATATCCGAGCATCAGGCGAATTAAAAACGAAGCCAACGCAACATTCTGTTAAAGAATTGCGTTCATTAGGCATTCAGCCAAATATTATCGTGGTGCGTACAGAATTGCCTGTTTTCGATGACATGAAAGAAAAATTAGCGTTGTTCTGCGATGTTTCTCCTCGCAACATCATTGAATCCCGTGATGTAGAACACTTATATGAAGTGCCATTAAATCTGCATGCACAAGATTTTGATGATATCGTACTTGAACATTTCGGCATTGAAGCTCCTGAAGCGGATATGTCTGATTGGCAAGAGCTTGTGCATAAAGTGAAAAGCTTGAAATACAAAACACGTATTGCCCTTGTTGGTAAATATGTGGAATTGCAAGATGCCTATATTTCAGTCGTTGAAGCGATGAAACATGCGGGATACGTGTATGATTCCGATATTTGCATTGATTGGATTAACGCAGAAGAAATTACAGAAGAAAATGTCCATGAAAAATTGAAAGACGCCGACGGAATTTTGGTGCCTGGCGGATTTGGAAACCGCGGTACGGAAGGAAAAATTACAGCCATTAAATATGCCCGTGAAAACGACATTCCATTCCTTGGCATTTGCTTAGGTATGCAATTGATGGCAATCGAATTTGCCCGCAATGTTCTTGGCTTAAAAGGCGCCCACACAACAGAAATTGATAAAGACACATCATATCCAATTATTGATTTACTGCCAGACCAAAAAGAAAACATGGATTTAGGCGGCACATTGCGCTTAGGATTATATCCATGCAAACTATTGGAAGGT encodes the following:
- a CDS encoding CTP synthase, which gives rise to MTKYIFVTGGVVSSLGKGIVAASLGRLLKNRGLQVTIQKFDPYLNIDPGTMSPYQHGEVFVTDDGAEADLDLGHYERFIDINLGKHSTVTSGKIYQTVLAKERRGDYNGKTVQVIPHVTNEIKERIQRAGRETNADIVITEVGGTVGDIEGLPFLEAIRQMKSDLGPNNVMYIHCTLIPYIRASGELKTKPTQHSVKELRSLGIQPNIIVVRTELPVFDDMKEKLALFCDVSPRNIIESRDVEHLYEVPLNLHAQDFDDIVLEHFGIEAPEADMSDWQELVHKVKSLKYKTRIALVGKYVELQDAYISVVEAMKHAGYVYDSDICIDWINAEEITEENVHEKLKDADGILVPGGFGNRGTEGKITAIKYARENDIPFLGICLGMQLMAIEFARNVLGLKGAHTTEIDKDTSYPIIDLLPDQKENMDLGGTLRLGLYPCKLLEGSRAEQAYQDELIYERHRHRYEFNNEFREAMEAEGLVFSGTSPDNRLVEIIELPEKKFFIGCQFHPEFVSRPQRPQPLFREFIGTAFKYRKNQ
- the rpoE gene encoding DNA-directed RNA polymerase subunit delta: MHELKIREMTKEQIAEESLIDLAYAILEEKKTAVPFFDLLEEIKQLKGFSEEEVKDVLVQFFTDLNVDGRFLLNHENMWGLREWYKIETVEEETAPTIKTRRRRTRLAYFDDEEEIIDEEDIVFEEELEEFLDEDEEDLDFDDEIVDKFEDDLDDIDVDLPEDIPDVDDDLLEEDEEFLMDDDDVIEVDEENEEEEE